Part of the Leclercia sp. AS011 genome is shown below.
TCCAGGGCGATGGTCGGCTCCTCCTGCGGCTCAGCGCCTTCGGCCCCCTCTTTCACCATATTCTGCCGACGCGCCAGGGCGCGGCGATAGGCGATACGACGGGCGGCCACGCTCAGCCCGCGCAGGACGGTCTGGTACAGCAGGTTCCAGAGGATCACCAGATAGACGGTTTCAATCCAGCGGCCCGACAGGCGCAGAGTGGTATAGAAATAGCCGGTGGCCGTCAGCACCATCAGGGCCAGCGGAACAATGGACAGCACGGTGACTGTCGCCAGGCGAATGGTATGGGACTCTTTATCGCGCCAGCTGTCGCGGCACATCGGCCACATCAGAACGCTGATGAGCACCAGGTTCAGCAGGATCACGAACTGCCCCAGCACGTCGTCCATCAGGTGCAGCGGAGAGAGTTCCGCCACCACCGACCAGAAGTGCAGCGGCAGCAGCGCCAGGCTGATGCGCACAATCTGGCGTCGCCAGTGGCTGGTCAGCTGGGCAGGCATATTGAAGTGGCTCACCGCCACGCCGTCTTTCTCAAGCACTTTCCAGCACAGGCCAAACACCAGCCAGAACAGCGCCAGTTTTTTACTGAAGGCCCACAGCAGATCGCTGACGTTGAGCTGCATGGTGAGCAGGATCAGCCCCGCCGCCAGAATTAACAGGCAGACCGGCAGGGCGCGGATCAGATCGATCAGAATGGCTTTGGGGGTATGAAGCTGACTGTCATTACGCAGTTGCCCCACTTCATTTGCCAGCTTCGCCTGGTACTTTTTCAGCCAGCCGAGACGCCAGCGGATTAACCCGGCAATCAGCAGCAGCGGCAGGCCCGCCAGGAAGGCGAAGGCCACCGCCGGACCGGCTTTTTCCCAGTTAACGGTGATTTTCATCCCTTTAATCTGGTCTTTCAGCATGCCCGGGAAGGATTTGATCCAGTCCCAGTCCATCGGTTTGTTGCTGTTTACCCAGAAGATTTGCTGGGTGAGGATCTCCTGCAGGCTTTTGGAGACGCTTACCAACTGCTGCTGGTTGATCTGCAGGTTGATAGCCATCATCAGCTGATTGCCCAGCTGTTTATTCAGCTGATCGAGCAGCTCGCGGCGCATATCCACCACCTGCAGCAGCGCATCGTGGACTTCATCATTGACGTCGCTGCTGTGGCCCTCTTCCACTTTGGCAACATATGCATCGCTCTGGAACAGGGCGTCGCGCTGCTGGTTGACCTCGAACTGCTCCAGACGCAGATCCGCAATGCGGTTGGTCATGTCTTCCAGTTCATCAGCGGAGGGTAAGGTCTGCTGTTGCTGATACAGGATACGCGACAGCAGCAGGCTGCCTTTCAGAACGGCGATCTGCTCTTTAATGTTGCGTTCAGATTGCAGGGCACGATCCAGCCAGTTTTTAACTTTGATGTTCTGCTGAACCAGCGAGTTGCCGTTTTCGGTGGCGGTAATCAAACGCTGGCTGAGCTGATGGTTGGCATCCAGCTCCTGCTTCACCAGCGGGTTTTCCTGAATACGCGCAGTTTCGTCCGGGTTAACGGCCTCCTGGGCGGTTTTCTCCGTCAGGGTCAGGCGCTTGCTGTTGACCGCCTCCTGCAACAGCTGCAGTTGATGCTCCAGACGGTTGATGTTGGCGGTAACGTAGTCGCGCTGTTTTTGCAGGGTATCCTGCAGGACGGTGTTGCCTTCCAGGCTCTTACGCTGTTGTTCGATCTGCGCATTGAGCAGCTGCTGCTGCGCCAGCAGTAAGGTTTGCTGGGTGGGACGTAACGCCGCCTCGCCCGCAGAGGTGCCGTTCAGGCGATTGCGGATCTGCTGCAGCTGCTGAGACGCGGTGTACATCGCATTCTGTACGCGCTCCGGCTGGGTTTGCAGGGAGACCAGCTGGCTGTTGTAGGTGGCGAGATCGCTTTGCGCGGTTTGTAAGTCGTCGAGGAGCTGCGCCACGCGCAGCTCCAGCTGACGCAGGGACAAGGTCGCCAGCGTTTTGCGGGTCTCCGCATCATTATCGACATCGCTTAGCGCGTTAAGGCTCTCGGTCGCCTTACGCATCGTTTCCGGTGCCTGGGCTACCTTCTGGCGTAGCTGCGTGGTTTCAGCTTTGACCCGCTCGAGCTTGTCGACGGTCTCCAGGGTTTCCGTCAGATCCTGCTGGACCAGCTTGTCCTGCGGGGTAAGCTCTTTCTGTTTACTCAGGGCGTCAAGCTGGCTCTGGATATCTGCCCGCGTTGGCGTGTCACTGGTATTATCGGCACGCGCCAACGCAGCCGGTGAAGCCGTCAATGCGAGAAAGAAAACCAGAATAAAAGCCAGGAGAGGATGCTGTTTGCGTGTGTAGTGCAACATAGTTATATGTAATTCGTGTGATGAATGACAAAAAAAGACCGGCGTGAAGAATATCACGGCAATCGGGTGCAAAATAGCGTCAACTGTCGGCTCCCGGACAATTCCTGGCCGTCAGGCAGGGAGCGACTCCGGCTGCGCGCGCAGCGTTGGGCAGAACTGAAACATCTCCAGCAGGATCGCCACATAATTACGGGCTTCCCGTTGTAGATCAAAAGACTGGGGGGCAAAAAGCCAGTTTTCCATAATGCCGGAAATATAGCTGCGCGTCAGAATAGCGGCGCGGCGGGTCAGCAAATTGGCGGGCAGCATTTTCGCTTTAATACAGTGCGTCAGGGTCTGTTCAATACGATCGTAACTTTCCAGGCATAAACTGCGCTGTGCCTGTTGCACAACGGCCATTTCCCCGACAAACTCGCATTTGTGGAAAATGATCTCCATCATCAGGCGGCGACGCTCTTCAATAACAGTCGCCTCAAGGATATAGACCAGAATCTCTCTTAAAACTGAGAGTGGATCGTCGGGGAATTTTGCCCGATACTCAGTTTCGAGATCCCCAAGACTGGATTCTGAAAGCTCCCAAATTTCACCAAATAAATCTGACTTATTTTTGAAATGCCAGTAAATCGCTCCCCGGGTTACCCCCGCCGCCTGAGCAATCTGTGCCAGCGAAGTGGATGAGACCCCCTGTTGCGAGAACAAGCGCAGAGCAACATCAAGGATGTGCTGGCGTGTCGCAAGTGCTTGTTGTTTGGTTTTTCGTGCCATACGTTGGTGAATTTACAGGAGTCAGATTTACATACATTTATGAATGTATGTACCATAGCACGACGATAATATAAACGCAGCAATGGGTTTGTGGACGCGTGATCCATTGATCAATTTGAAATCGGAAACTCGAGGTTTACATATGAACAAAAACAGAGGGTTAACGCCTCTGGCGATCGTTCTGATGCTCTCAGGCAGCTTAGCGCTTACAGGATGTGACGAAAAACAGGCTCAACAAGGGGCTCAGCAGGTGCCAGAAGTTGGCGTCGTGACGCTCAAATCCGAACCTCTCCAGATAACAACAGAATTACCCGGCCGAACCAGCGCTTACCGCATTGCTGAAGTGCGTCCACAGGTGAGTGGCATCATCCTGAAACGTAATTTTACGGAAGGTGGTGATGTTAAAGCAGGTGATTCTCTGTATCAGATTGATCCCGCTACCTACCAGGCGAATTACGAAAGTGCAAAAGGCGATCTGGCTAAAGCCCAGGCTGCGGCGAAAATTGCTCAGCTGACCGTCAGCCGTTATCAGAAACTGTTGGGTACTCAGTACATCAGCCAACAGGAATACGATAGCGCCCAGGCCGATGCTCAGCAGGCTAACGCTGCGGTTACCGCTGCGAAAGCCGCCGTCGAAACCGCACGTATCAACCTGGCTTATACCAAAGTGACCTCGCCTATCAGCGGTCGCATTGGTAAATCGTCCGTGACCGAAGGTGCCCTGGTGCAGAGCGGCCAGACCAACGCGCTGGCTACCGTGCAGCAGCTTGACCCGATCTATGTCGATGTCACTCAGTCGAGCAATGATTTCCTGCGTCTGAAACAGGAGCTCGAAAACGGCACCCTGAAGCAGGAAAATGGCAAAGCGAAAGTGGAGCTGGTCACCAGCGACGGCATTAAGTTCCCCCAGGCCGGCAGCCTCGAGTTCTCTGACGTAACGGTCGATCAGACCACCGGTTCCATCACCCTGCGCGCCATCTTCCCGAACCCGAACCATACGCTGTTACCAGGTATGTTCGTTCGCGCAAGCCTGGAAGAAGGGACTAACCCAACCGCACTGCTGGTTCCTCAGCAGGGTGTAACCCGTACGCCGCGCGGCGATGCCAGTGCCATGGTCATTGGCGCTGAAGACAAAGTCGAAGTCCGTCAGATCACCGCCACCCAGGCGATTGGTGACAAATGGCTGGTCACCGACGGTCTGAAAGATGGCGATCGTGTCATCATTACCGGTTTACAAAAAGTTCGCCCGGGCGCCCAGGTTAAAGCGCAAGAGGTCACGTCTGACAATCAACAACAAGCCTCCGCAGGCGGCCAGTCAGAACAACCTAAGTCTTAACTTAAACAGGAGCCGTTAAGACATGCCTAATTTCTTTATCGATCGCCCCATTTTTGCGTGGGTGATCGCCATTATCATCATGCTAGCCGGGGGACTTGCGATCCTGAAGCTGCCAGTCGCGCAATATCCAACCATTGCGCCACCAGCAATTTCAATCGCTGCAACCTACCCAGGGGCTGATGCCAAAACGGTGCAGGACACCGTAACCCAGGTTATCGAACAGAACATGAACGGTATCGATAACCTGATGTACATGTCCTCCAACAGTGACTCCACCGGTACGGTGCAGATCACGCTGACCTTCGAATCCGGTACGGATGCGGATATCGCGCAGGTTCAGGTGCAGAACAAACTGCAGCTGGCGATGCCGTTACTGCCGCAGGAAGTTCAACAGCAGGGTGTGAGCGTGGAGAAATCCTCCAGTAGCTTCCTGATGGTTGTCGGCGTTATCAACACCAACGGCACTATGACGCAGGAGGATATTTCCGACTACGTGGGTGCCAACATGAAGGACGCCATCAGCCGTACTTCAGGCGTGGGTGACGTGCAGCTGTTCGGTTCCCAGTACGCGATGCGTATCTGGATGGATCCGAACAAACTGAACAACTTCCAGCTGACGCCGGTAGACGTGATCACCGCGATTAAAGCGCAGAACGCCCAGGTGGCGGCCGGTCAGTTAGGCGGTACGCCGCCGGTGAAAGGCCAGCAGCTGAACGCCTCGATCATCGCACAGACCCGTCTGACCTCGGCCGATGAATTCAGCAAAATTCTGCTGAAAGTGAATCCGGACGGTTCTCAGGTTCGCCTGCGTGACGTGGCGAAGGTAGAGCTGGGCGGTGAAAACTACGACGTCATCGCCAAGTTTAACGGCCAGCCGGCTTCCGGTCTGGGGATTAAACTGGCAACCGGTGCTAACGCCCTGGATACCGCGGAAGCGATCCGTGCTGAACTGAAGAAAATGGAACCTTTCTTCCCGTCAGGCCTGAAAATCGTTTACCCGTATGACACCACGCCGTTCGTGAAAATCTCGATTCACGAGGTAATCAAAACGCTGGTGGAAGCGATCATCCTGGTGTTCCTGGTGATGTATCTGTTCCTGCAAAACTTCCGTGCGACGTTGATTCCAACCATCGCCGTGCCGGTCGTTCTGTTGGGGACGTTCGCAATCCTCTCGGCCTTCGGCTTCTCGATAAACACCCTGACGATGTTCGGGATGGTGCTGGCGATAGGCCTGCTCGTGGATGACGCCATCGTGGTGGTGGAAAACGTCGAGCGTGTGATGTCTGAAGAGGGGCTACCGCCGAAGGAAGCGACCCGTAAATCAATGGGTCAGATCCAGGGCGCACTGGTGGGTATCGCCATGGTGCTGTCGGCGGTATTTATCCCGATGGCCTTCTTCGGTGGCTCTACCGGTGCGATCTATCGTCAGTTCTCCATCACTATCGTCTCGGCAATGGCCCTGTCGGTGCTGGTGGCGTTGATCCTGACCCCGGCACTGTGCGCCACCATGCTGAAACCGG
Proteins encoded:
- the mscK gene encoding mechanosensitive channel MscK encodes the protein MLHYTRKQHPLLAFILVFFLALTASPAALARADNTSDTPTRADIQSQLDALSKQKELTPQDKLVQQDLTETLETVDKLERVKAETTQLRQKVAQAPETMRKATESLNALSDVDNDAETRKTLATLSLRQLELRVAQLLDDLQTAQSDLATYNSQLVSLQTQPERVQNAMYTASQQLQQIRNRLNGTSAGEAALRPTQQTLLLAQQQLLNAQIEQQRKSLEGNTVLQDTLQKQRDYVTANINRLEHQLQLLQEAVNSKRLTLTEKTAQEAVNPDETARIQENPLVKQELDANHQLSQRLITATENGNSLVQQNIKVKNWLDRALQSERNIKEQIAVLKGSLLLSRILYQQQQTLPSADELEDMTNRIADLRLEQFEVNQQRDALFQSDAYVAKVEEGHSSDVNDEVHDALLQVVDMRRELLDQLNKQLGNQLMMAINLQINQQQLVSVSKSLQEILTQQIFWVNSNKPMDWDWIKSFPGMLKDQIKGMKITVNWEKAGPAVAFAFLAGLPLLLIAGLIRWRLGWLKKYQAKLANEVGQLRNDSQLHTPKAILIDLIRALPVCLLILAAGLILLTMQLNVSDLLWAFSKKLALFWLVFGLCWKVLEKDGVAVSHFNMPAQLTSHWRRQIVRISLALLPLHFWSVVAELSPLHLMDDVLGQFVILLNLVLISVLMWPMCRDSWRDKESHTIRLATVTVLSIVPLALMVLTATGYFYTTLRLSGRWIETVYLVILWNLLYQTVLRGLSVAARRIAYRRALARRQNMVKEGAEGAEPQEEPTIALEQVNQQTLRITMLVMIALFGVMFWAIWSDLITVFAYLDSITLWHYNGTEAGAAVVKNVTMGSLLFALVSSMVAWALIRNLPGLLEVLVLSRLNMRQGASYAITTILNYVILVAGAMTVFGSLGVSWDKLQWLAAALSVGLGFGLQEIFGNFVSGLIILFERPVRIGDTVTIGTFSGTVSKIRIRATTITDFDRKEVIIPNKAFVTERLINWSLSDTITRVVIRLGVAYGSDLDMVKKVLLKAAMDHPKVMHDPEPSVFFTTFGPSTLDHELRLYVRELRDRSYTVDELNRTIERLCRENNINIAFNQLEVHLRNEKGDEHTEVKRDVKGDDPTPA
- the acrR gene encoding multidrug efflux transporter transcriptional repressor AcrR encodes the protein MARKTKQQALATRQHILDVALRLFSQQGVSSTSLAQIAQAAGVTRGAIYWHFKNKSDLFGEIWELSESSLGDLETEYRAKFPDDPLSVLREILVYILEATVIEERRRLMMEIIFHKCEFVGEMAVVQQAQRSLCLESYDRIEQTLTHCIKAKMLPANLLTRRAAILTRSYISGIMENWLFAPQSFDLQREARNYVAILLEMFQFCPTLRAQPESLPA
- the acrA gene encoding multidrug efflux RND transporter periplasmic adaptor subunit AcrA, which gives rise to MNKNRGLTPLAIVLMLSGSLALTGCDEKQAQQGAQQVPEVGVVTLKSEPLQITTELPGRTSAYRIAEVRPQVSGIILKRNFTEGGDVKAGDSLYQIDPATYQANYESAKGDLAKAQAAAKIAQLTVSRYQKLLGTQYISQQEYDSAQADAQQANAAVTAAKAAVETARINLAYTKVTSPISGRIGKSSVTEGALVQSGQTNALATVQQLDPIYVDVTQSSNDFLRLKQELENGTLKQENGKAKVELVTSDGIKFPQAGSLEFSDVTVDQTTGSITLRAIFPNPNHTLLPGMFVRASLEEGTNPTALLVPQQGVTRTPRGDASAMVIGAEDKVEVRQITATQAIGDKWLVTDGLKDGDRVIITGLQKVRPGAQVKAQEVTSDNQQQASAGGQSEQPKS